One region of Lytechinus pictus isolate F3 Inbred chromosome 8, Lp3.0, whole genome shotgun sequence genomic DNA includes:
- the LOC135155222 gene encoding uncharacterized protein K02A2.6-like, translated as MEGVDFLLGNDLAGDRVVASPVVSEKPVEVAETELLQEDFPGIFPDCVVTRSQTRRAEKDDAESADVEKSTDVWLAETFFKDLNGDSVEGSVANNDSLFSKSSLVQAQQADPELKSMSQKACSEAEADKVPECFYVKDDILMRKWRPPRRPADEDWCIIHQVVVPPCFRTEILKMAHELPMAGHVGFRKTEDRIMRHFYWPKMHKDVVHFCKTCQTCQIIGKAQPSIKPAPLIPIPAFDEPFTRVLVDCVGPLPRTRSGHRFLLTIMDLSTRFPEAIPLRSITAKTVVQALVQFLTRYGLPKEIQSDQGSNFMSGIF; from the coding sequence ATGGAAGGTGTTGATTTCTTGTTAGGTAACGACTTGGCTGGAGATAGAGTTGTTGCATCTCCAGTGGTTTCAGAGAAGCCGGTTGAGGTAGCTGAAACTGAATTGTTGCAGGAAGATTTtccagggattttcccggattgTGTTGTTACTAGGTCTCAGACTCGTAGAGCTGAAAAGGATGATGCGGAATCTGCTGATGTAGAGAAGAGTACTGATGTCTGGTTAGCTGAAACctttttcaaggatttgaatGGGGATAGTGTTGAAGGCTCTGTTGCTAACAATGATAGTTTGTTTAGTAAATCCTCCCTTGTACAGGCACAACAGGCAGACCCAGAATTAAAAAGCATGTCACAGAAAGCATGTTCTGAGGCTGAGGCTGATAAGGTTCCTGAGTGCTTTTATGTCAAAGATGACATTTTGATGAGGAAGTGGAGACCTCCCCGGAGACCAGCTGATGAAGATTGGTGTATAATTCACCAGGTTGTAGTTCCTCCCTGTTTCCGCACAGAGATTCTGAAAATGGCTCATGAGTTACCTATGGCAGGTCATGTCGGTTTTCGGAAGACAGAAGATAGAATTATGAGGCATTTCTATTGGCCTAAGATGCACAAAGATGTTGTGCATTTCTGTAAGACATGTCAAACATGTCAGATTATTGGCAAGGCACAGCCTTCTATCAAGCCTGCTCCATTGATACCCATTCCTGCATTTGATGAACCTTTTACTAGGGTTCTTGTTGATTGTGTTGGACCCTTACCCAGAACGAGGTCGGGTCACAGATTTCTCCTGACGATTATGGACTTGTCTACACGTTTTCCAGAAGCGATACCCTTGAGGAGTATCACTGCAAAAACAGTGGTACAGGCGTTGGTGCAGTTTTTAACTCGGTATGGCCTGCCTAAGGAAATTCAGTCTGATCAAGGGTCAAATTTCATGTCAGGAATATTTTAG